One stretch of Callospermophilus lateralis isolate mCalLat2 chromosome 11, mCalLat2.hap1, whole genome shotgun sequence DNA includes these proteins:
- the Apoh gene encoding beta-2-glycoprotein 1, with the protein MFSPVLILLSSFLCHAIVAGRTCPQPDDLPFSTVIPLKTSYEPGEQIVYSCKPGYVSRGGMRRFTCPLTGMWPINTLKCTPRVCPFAGILENGAVRYTTFEYPNMISFACNTGFYLNGTSSSQCTEEGKWSPELPVCAPITCPPPPVPKFATLHVHKPSVGNNSLFRDTAVFDCLPNYAMFGNKTITCTAHGNWTELPECREVKCPFPTRPDNGFVNYPAKQVLSYKDKATYGCHDTYNLDGPEEVECTKMGNWSAQPSCKASCKLSVKKATVLYQGERVKLQEKFKDGMKHGEKVSFFCKNKEKKCSYTEEAQCIDGTIEIPKCFKEHSSLAFWKTDASDVKPC; encoded by the exons ATGTTTTCTCCAGTGCTTATCCTGCTCTCGAGTTTTCTCTGCCATGCTATTGTTGCAGGACGGA CCTGTCCCCAGCCAGATGACTTGCCATTTTCCACAGTTATTCCATTAAAAACATCCTATGAGCCAGGGGAGCAGATAGTATACTCCTGCAAGCCGGGCTATGTGTCCCGGGGAGGGATGAGAAGGTTTACTTGTCCTCTCACGGGGATGTGGCCCATCAACACTCTGAAATGCACAC CCAGAGTATGTCCTTTTGCTGGAATCTTAGAAAACGGAGCTGTACGCTATACAACTTTTGAATATCCCAACATGATCAGTTTTGCTTGTAATACCGG GTTTTATCTGAATGGAACCAGTTCTTCTCAATGCACTGAGGAAGGAAAATGGAGTCCAGAACTTCCCGTCTGTGCGC CCATAACCTGTCCTCCACCACCAGTACCTAAATTTGCAACACTGCATGTTCATAAGCCATCAGTTGGGAACAACTCCCTCTTCCGGGACACAGCAGTCTTTGACTGTTTGCCGAACTATGCTATGTTTGGAAATAAGACAATTACCTGCACAGCTCATGGAAACTGGACTGAATTACCAGAATGCAGGG AAGTAAAATGCCCATTCCCAACAAGACCAGACAATGGATTTGTAAATTATCCTGCAAAACAAGTACTGTCTTACAAGGATAAAGCCACGTATGGATGCCACGATACATATAACCTGGATGGCCCGGAAGAAGTCgaatgcaccaaaatgggaaactgGTCTGCACAGCCAAGCTGTAAAG CATCTTGTAAATTATCTGTTAAAAAAGCCACTGTGCTATACCAAGGAGAGAGAGTGAAGCTCCAGGAAAAATTCAAGGATGGAATGAAACATGGTGAAAAAGTTTCTTTCTTCTgcaaaaataaggaaaagaagtGTAGCTATACAGAGGAGGCTCAGTGCATAGACGGCACCATTGAAATCCCCAAATGTTTCAAGG AACACAGCTCTTTGGCTTTCTGGAAAACAGACGCATCAGATGTGAAGCCTTGCTGA